CCTGAAGCGAAACAGCAGCTGAATAAAAGTTGGGTTTGACCCGAATAACTAACGATACAAATGTTAGCAAGACAAAATTACCCAAATACTGACAACCTTCCTAGATGACAGAAGCTGAGCTTCTTCACGCAAGAGTATGGTCAGGGAGGGCCGATGAGGTATATAGGAAACAACCCGTTGACTAGACCGCctcatttaaaggagaacttcggtcgatttaaacatgcagcttcattgctcaagctacccttgacttgcgagtaccgaagacgcgaacaaatttggtccagccattacagagctccgtgaacggagatgtagcattgaacgctaacagcatggggtcagaacttgacgctgtgttttaagcatcttaacatgctccacatctcacaccaaaagttatgcaacatcagcagacaccttagcacacagcactgtagcgtgtatgactcaaactgaataaaaaagtagttaaaatagtgtgtttgtgcaaggagctacttacctgtgttccggtagctagaccaaactagcataaccatcgagtgtgcacttaacaggctaaacaggctattgtaaggctcatggctcatgacaggctgtaacatggacatgtacattatgaacataaacacgaaaatgctggaatacgtttccgtctccgccagtgagggagtaaatgcacgctcgacggattgactagtttggtctagctaccggaagacacggatgtcaacaaacaggtaagtagctccttgcacaaacatactgttttaactacttttttattcattttgagtcatacacgctacagtgctgtgtgctaaggtgtctgctgatgttgcataacttctggtgtgagatgtggagcatgttaagacggttaaaacacagtgtgaagttctgaccccatgctgttagcgttcaatgctacatctccgttcacggagctctgtaatggcaggaccaaatttgttcgcgtcttcggtactggcaagtcaagggtagcttgagcaatgaagctgcatgtttaaatcgaccgaagttctcctttaacaacACTCAGTTCCGCCATCCTTTGAAAGATGCAGTGCTCAAATTGAGACACAGCTAACATTTGTATCTTTTTGTCTGTTACCTCTGATTAATCGCatttttgtccatagttaactcgcgattaatctcAAATTAATATAAATTTTTTGGGcaaatttttttctgttctaaatgtaccttgaagtattttttcatgttgttaattcttttaacaacataagaaagcgcaaatatgcttgctttatgaaaatgttggggggggggggttctctgcatctgccatgtgtttggcttgcaaatgatatttgagactcgacgtacttcagtggtaactcatttcatgtcgacagtacgtgcagataacttttgtcctatcgaccgaaacatctggcagtgttttgaaagtgaatttgccattcataagtcctttctccatttcctttcactttcgcttttcagtccaccgtgtttttcccgaactgccaaccctgcttcttcttcttcttctgattccctttcttattcttctgccaccctcttggatcaagactacaggtgccatcaaCGTCCGTAAATCAAACCAAtgcgcatttcttttttttttttaataccgagcgttaatcgcgcgttaaaaaaattaacggtgttaagaggatgttgcgttaacgcgttattaacgcgttaactttgacagccctagtatttagtctttttttgtaagataacaaatgatcaaaatggaaaaaaaacctcaatatGCCCCAAACTACTAATCTACTTGTGGATTGGTTTGTTTTCTTGGTGTCTGAGTTGAGCTGTTGCTGGTGGCACTTACCATGTCCCTCAAGTAAGGCAGTCCTTTTTCGTTTTGCATATGCTCTGAGGTGATTAGACAAGCTAACTCCACTGTGGAAAGTTGCATTGCAATGGACACACACCTTCCTGTTGAATTCACCTTTCtctgtaaaaagacaaaataaaccaaaaacaaacaaataagttaaaaaataaatatggtgATGCTTATTTATTAGTGTTGTTGAGGAATTGTAGGATTTGGCAGGTTAACAATGTCGAAGCTTTTCAAATCTAAATTACAGGTTTCATGTcaacaaatcatgttttttcttttttaagaatAACAAACATATTACACAATTGTGCAGAATACAATATATGTTGgccattaaaataaaatgttcttaaTCTGAACACGTTATACATTTAGGTCTTAACAGTAAAGGAGGAGTAGTCTACAAGTCTTGAGCCAGACTATGCTTCAGCAAACAAGTCTTCACCAGAAAAGTCTCatagtttaaaaataaaaaaataaaattttttcTGTATTATTATGTACATATTCATCTGTGTTGGCCAGATAATCTAAAATTAACTTAATTCTACGTCTCTATGCTGATGACACCTCACTTCTACAACATATAAAAACCTGATGACCAGTACACAGATATCTGCTTCAAAACAGCTGCTCGAGATGTAAATGTCTCAATGCAAATTTTAAAATATCCGTTTTGTTTACCTCTCACAAAAATTCTACATTTTGAGTAAACGACCAGCTTATCATACACAGGTGAGGTCATATACTTGgctcatgtttattttttttactctgaaCAAGTTTTTAAAACTTAATTTAGAATCTGTCAATCTGATGACCTGGTATTGGGACTCAACAAAAATAGTGGCTAGGATGGAGCCACCAACCCAGAGCACAAGTGATGACATATGCTAtgtgtgcaaaagaaaaaaaacaacacactgcccATTACACGCTAAACACTCAATTGCATATTTTCAGATTTAGAGTCATCGTTTCTTATTCAAATGTGAAAACTATATAAAATCTTCTCTCCATACAAATGCTTTTGGCCCAACCTATCTTGTCACTACTATGATTAAGTTACTCACCGGATATCGACTTTGGCAGTGAAGATGCAACTCTTGAGCCTGAACTGTGCTCACTGTTTGAGGAAACTGCTAGCGTGTTTCTTGAAGTCTGAGAACACCCCTTTAGTCTGGCATCTTCCTGacacttcctcttcttcagaatTCCTATCAAGGCATTTGTGCCAGAGAGTGAATTTTTAACATCCAGCTTAGTCTCAAGTTGCCCTTCTTCAGAATCCATTTCTGCTAAAGAAAACATGGACTTCAGGGGTCTGGCTTCAGTGCAAGCACTTGTAATAGAATTATTTCTGAGGATTCCAGTGGACGGTGACGTGAAACAGTCAACATTGGACAGCTTTGGTGAAGCACCGTATTGGAAATGGTTCCTTCTCTTTCCAAGAATTTGAACTGCCCGCTGGAACTCCTTCTTGTCACGCATCAACTCCCGCAGTAACATTAATGGGGATTTGTTCTTTGTTGCAAAGCTTTTTCCAAGCTTTTTGAGGTGACCTCGTATGTGGTTGGACTGCCCAGTCCTGTTGTCAAAAGAATCCCCACATAATGGACAGGAATGAATGCTCTTCGTGGTCTCAGAGTCCGACTCCATCCTCAgcgctgaaaaaaagaaaaaaagaattcatCAGAAACATTAACACTGTAAAATAGAGTGTGTTTAAATAGGAAAGCTACAGTTTAAACCCAGTTTAAAACTTTCATTTTTGCAGGTCTATCAATTGCTTTTTTTGGTCATGAGAACATTGAACTAACCAACATAATTGCTGAGATCTCAAACATTGCTCCATGGCTATAAAAAATTTAATTCACTGCTCATTAATGACCAAAATAACTCATGACCAGAGCCACATAAATTAAAGCCAAGATGTCATACAGGATACAGCAGTTTTCCTTTTGGAAGAGCATGCAATAAGGTGTAAATACCTTTTTTCAATCTCCTGAATGCTGACATCTTCCGTCTAATTCGTGGCTTCCTGTCATTGCAAGCCACCTGTTCAGGAGGCACTACATGGCGTGCATTGTAGCTTAGTCCGACCCTATGAAGATGCCCTCGGACATGATTTGACAATCCAACACCTGACTCAAAGACAGCGGGACAGTATGGACAGTTCTTGTGGTCTGAATCCAACTCTGACACATCCTCTGCGAGGGACTCCATCAATGGTATTTGGTGGGGCTCAAAGGTTTCTTGAAACACTTCTGTTTCTATGCATTCTTCTTTGATTTCAGGGTCATTCTGATCTTGCTCTTCGGTCTTTATTTTCTCAAACAGCCTTTTAGATGCCTGAAGAGCACCCCTCATGGACATTCTTCTGCTATAGGTATagattatgttttgtttttctttcttgataCCATCGTCGGACAGGTTAGCGTCGACATCTGTATCACTTGActggaaaatgtctttttcctcATAGTCTGACCCTTCTTCTTGGTTTATTATCTTGGGACTTGCCAATGGTTTTGGTAAAATGAAACATGAGTCTTGGTCAGATGTGTTGCGATATGGGATGGACATCTTCCTTTTAGATGGTGACTTTTTGACTGTTGACTGATCTTCACTTAACTTGTGTACACCACTGCGGTTTAGATCCCTACTGGTTGTGCTGGATGATGCCCTATGGCCATTTGGGGATAAAGCTGAATCTTCAACCTTGACAGTCAATGTTCCTGGCAACTGATCAGACATATCTTTTTCACCTGTTGAATTTTGAACGGATGTGTTGCTATTATTGCTTTCCTTCTTCTGTTCTGCATTTTTCCTTCCATGTCTTTGTCGGGACAGGAGAACATTAATGGATTTGTCGAGCTTTGATTCTGTCAATTGGGACTTGAGATTTCTCCTAATCTTGCTATTTTTAAACAAGTCTGAAATGTCATTGGACTCACTTGGTGAACAAGCTCTTTTGGAAGAAATCCGATTTTTTATCGAGATTTTAGATGTAAACTCTGCATCTTCTACAGGAGATTTACGAGTAGGCATGTGCTGCTCTTTAGATGGTTGTGCATTTTTCTCACTATGCTGTACAGCTTCATATTCCTCAAAGGTTTGTTGATGGCGCCGTAGCAGGTGattcttaaaaacatttctgctaAAAGCTCTGTAAGAACAAACGTTACAGGAGAAGATTGCAGATTCGTCATCCTGAATCTGTTTTGTAACTGTAATAACAGTGTGCTGCATAATGTTATGTCTTCTAAGATCATTCTCACTCAGAGTCCTGAAGCTACATTTGTCACATCTAAACTTTCTCTTGTCCTTCTCATGCGTTTTCGCGTGTTGAACAAATGTGTTTGGGCAGTTTGTTCCAAATGGGCACTGAGGGCAGAAAAGCTTcgcatttttatcatctttctTCCTATCATTGATGCCTTTAATTTCCTCAGTGAGTCGCTCTCTCTTTTCATGGTGGATAGACATGTGCTCAATAAGCAAACCACTTTGTCTGAAGGACTGTCCACATTCTCGACATATAAAGGGCTTTGGCGAAATATTCGGAAGGTCAACATGAGACTTCATATGACGATGCAAATGGTGCTCTTTCTTGAATATGAGGTTACATTTTGAGCAAGGGTAACATGATGGCTTCTCCTCAGAATGAGAATTTATTGTGAACCTCCTCTT
The sequence above is drawn from the Sparus aurata chromosome 21, fSpaAur1.1, whole genome shotgun sequence genome and encodes:
- the znf644a gene encoding zinc finger protein 644a; translated protein: MAAEMSCLTGVDEDEKDADPEINALTLLQEPVRMAQESASCADSFGKPSLKQNNVLDVLSNTDMLSPVGLGNGPSSHQATQAHELNNISTEKEEAKSITPLKTVQEIDTAGIWGFDVDSPENSLDNFSSAGDLQWNPHKEFMQFLWEDHDDSPGEEPKEEALPSNSQRRRKRKMDMVVMVDPSEDLYPDLSHNSSEELSDAEGQVDSIPVRKVQKSRKFSKSQSSPTVKVSNYPNGTVKAIKEILYNAPARNSHENSINHRLTPLKRRFTINSHSEEKPSCYPCSKCNLIFKKEHHLHRHMKSHVDLPNISPKPFICRECGQSFRQSGLLIEHMSIHHEKRERLTEEIKGINDRKKDDKNAKLFCPQCPFGTNCPNTFVQHAKTHEKDKRKFRCDKCSFRTLSENDLRRHNIMQHTVITVTKQIQDDESAIFSCNVCSYRAFSRNVFKNHLLRRHQQTFEEYEAVQHSEKNAQPSKEQHMPTRKSPVEDAEFTSKISIKNRISSKRACSPSESNDISDLFKNSKIRRNLKSQLTESKLDKSINVLLSRQRHGRKNAEQKKESNNSNTSVQNSTGEKDMSDQLPGTLTVKVEDSALSPNGHRASSSTTSRDLNRSGVHKLSEDQSTVKKSPSKRKMSIPYRNTSDQDSCFILPKPLASPKIINQEEGSDYEEKDIFQSSDTDVDANLSDDGIKKEKQNIIYTYSRRMSMRGALQASKRLFEKIKTEEQDQNDPEIKEECIETEVFQETFEPHQIPLMESLAEDVSELDSDHKNCPYCPAVFESGVGLSNHVRGHLHRVGLSYNARHVVPPEQVACNDRKPRIRRKMSAFRRLKKALRMESDSETTKSIHSCPLCGDSFDNRTGQSNHIRGHLKKLGKSFATKNKSPLMLLRELMRDKKEFQRAVQILGKRRNHFQYGASPKLSNVDCFTSPSTGILRNNSITSACTEARPLKSMFSLAEMDSEEGQLETKLDVKNSLSGTNALIGILKKRKCQEDARLKGCSQTSRNTLAVSSNSEHSSGSRVASSLPKSISEKGEFNRKVCVHCNATFHSGVSLSNHLRAYAKRKRTALLEGHAFDCKVRRQRSRPGPKKKTLPLPQTPEEMYRLTCRFCDLVFQGPLSVQEDWIKHLQRHIMNTSVPHTGLGMVEVSSLPMTLKTDQDSSLATTHAAS